The genomic DNA TTGTGGGGAAAATATGATTAAAAATAGTTATGAAAGGAGAGGTGGAAATTTTGTCTCGTTATTTGTCATTATTGTAATCATGAAATGGAACAAAAGGAAACTCATTATGTTACTTTTTACGATGAAGTAAGTGAACGTAATGAAACTCTTTGTGATGGATGTTACCGAGAATGGTTAGAATCGATTAAAGGATAAAAAAGCCAGATTTCAAAAATCTGGCTGTCAATTTTTAAATATTTTCCCGATAGCCTGTATTTGCTCTAACTGTTACTTCAGCATATTTTTTAGCATCAGAATGGCTTGAGAGTAATGTTCCAACTATTGATCCAATAAAACCTAGAGGTACAGATATAAGGGCTGGATTTGTTAATGGAAATAGTGGCTCCCCAATAAATAAAGCTGAACCGTCTAAAGCAAATACGTTTGGACTTATTGAAACTAATATAAGGGAAGATAATAACCCTGACATCATTCCCGTAATGGCTCCTGTTGTATTAAAGCGCTTCCAATAAATTGTAAACACTATAATTGGTAAGTTAGCACTTGCAGCCACACAAAAGGCTAAAGACACGAGGAAAGCAACATTCATTTTTTGGGCAAACAAAGCTAATAAAATAGAGAAAACTGAAACACCAATTGAAGCATAACGAGCAGCGAGCATTTGCTGCTTTTCTGTTATTTTTCCTTTTTTAATAATTTGTCCGTATATATCATGAGCAAATGCCGAAGCACCTGATAATACAAGACCAGCTACGACAGCGAGAATGGTTGCAAATGCCACAGCAGCAACAAATGACATTAAGAAGTCTCCGCCAAGAACGTTAGCTAGTAGTGGTGCCGCCATATTACCAGCAGGATTGGCCTCTTTTATTGTTTCAAAGCCAACGAAAGCAGCGGCGCCAAAACCTAAGAAAATGGTCATCAAGTAAAAGATTCCGACAATCCATGTCGCCCACATGACAGAAGAACGAGCTGTTTTTGCATCTTTAACTGTAAAAAACCTCATTAAAATATGCGGTAATCCAGCAGTTCCAAAAACGAGCGCAATCATTAGTGAGATCGTATCGAGCGGCATCGTATATTTAACCCCCGGATTTAAATACGCTTCTCCTAGTGGGGTTGACGTTCTCATTTCATCAAACATACTCAAAATATTAAAGTTAAATTTAGCTAGCACTAAAAAGGAAATAACAGCTGTTCCGATCATTAATAAAACAGCTTTTATAATTTGAACCCAGCTTGTAGCTGTCATCCCCCCAAATAACACATAAATTGTCATCATGACACCAACGATTAAAACAGCTAACCAATAGTCGATTCCAAACAATAATTGTATAAGTGCACCGGCCCCAACTAGCTGGGCAATCATGTAGAAGATGACAATTGTGATCGTGCTTAAGGCAGCAGCGGCACGAATTTTCTTCGCATTAAATCGAGCATTAATCATATCAGCAAGCGTATATTTACCAAGATTTCGTAAAGGCTCAGCAACAATAAAGAGAACGACTAAATAGGCAACAAGATATCCGATACTAAATAAAAATCCGTCAAAACCATTTAGTGATATTGCACCAGCAATTCCAAGAAAGGATGCTGCTGATAAGTAGTCTCCTGAAATAGCCAACCCATTTTGCCAACCGGTTAACCCCCCGCCAGCAGTATAAAAATCGCTTGCAGTTTGAGTGCGTTTAGCAGCAAAATACGTAATGACAAGTGTACTTGCGACAATTATTAAAAATAGGACAATAACAGTAAAATTCACACTGCTTTACCCCCTTTTACTTCTTGCTCTGTTAATATTTCTTTTGCTGAAATATCAAGAGAGGCTGCTTTTCTCACATAGAGCATAACGAATGTCCATGTCATAATAAATAAAAATAAAGAGTAAACCCAGACCCATGATATTGATCCTACGGCAGGTCTTTCCAAAATATCAGTATAGGATGTAAGTATCGGTAACATAATGTAAAAAATCAGAAAGATAAATGTAAATGGGACAACAAATTTCTTCTTTTCATTTTTTAATTCATTAAATTTTTCACTTGCAGCAATCGCTTCAAAATCGATCGTTCCTTTTTGATTGCTCTCTAATTGATCCATTATCACAACCCCTTTTATTTTCTAAATATTCCATCATATCTAAAAGATTAAAAAATTCCGAATATAATGTCAATACCTATATTTATATATTTATGATATTTTTCTTGAATAAAATTCAAACATTTCCTTTAAAACAAACGATTGTGCTTTATAAATGTTAGACTGAAGATGTAGAAAAAATTTTTCAGAGAGGGCGAGAAAAAATGGGACAACCAAAGTATATTACGAATTTAGAAAAAATAACTGAGCTTTCTGAAAAGGAACGTTCAAAGCTAAAGGAAATAACTGAAAATTACGTTTTTCGTGTAAATGATTACTATCTTCAGCTAATAGATTGGAACGACCTGGATGATCCTATTCGCAAAATAGTAATTCCGCATGAGAATGAACTAAATGAATATGGAAGCTGGGACGCTTCTGATGAAGAATCAAATTATGTTGTGCCAGGATGTCAGCATAAATATACAACGACAGCCTTACTTCTTGTCTCAGAAGTATGTGGATCATATTGCCGCTATTGTTTTCGAAAGAGACTATTTCGTGATGACGTAACAGAGGCAATGTCTGATGTAGCACCTGGACTGGCATATATTCGCCAAACTCCGGAAATTAATAACGTTCTTCTAACCGGAGGAGATCCTCTTATTTTATCTACGAAAAAACTTCGCACGATCATTGAACAACTTAGAAAAATTGATCATGTAAAAATTATTCGAATCGGGTCTAAACTACCTGCTTTTAACCCGATGCGTATTTATGAAGACGAAGATCTACTGCAATTAATTCGTGAATATTCAACGCCAGATAAAAGAATTTATATCATGGCACACATTACTCACCCCCGAGAAATTACTGAAAGAACAAACAAAGCATTTCAAGCACTATATGATGCTGGTGCAATTATTGTAAATCAAACTCCAATTATTAAAGGTATTAACGATGATCCGAACGTTTTAGCTGAGCTGCTTGATAAGCTTTCTTGGGCAGGAGTAACTCCTTATTATTTCTTTATAAACCGTCCTGTTGCTGGAAATGGAGGATTTGTTTTAACTTTAAAAGAAGCTTATGACATTGTAGAAGGTGCAAAAGCAAAAACATCCGGGCTCGGAAAGAGAGTTAGATTGGTTATGAGTCACGTTTCAGGAAAGATAGAAATTTTAGC from Bacillus aquiflavi includes the following:
- a CDS encoding DUF485 domain-containing protein translates to MDQLESNQKGTIDFEAIAASEKFNELKNEKKKFVVPFTFIFLIFYIMLPILTSYTDILERPAVGSISWVWVYSLFLFIMTWTFVMLYVRKAASLDISAKEILTEQEVKGGKAV
- a CDS encoding KamA family radical SAM protein — its product is MGQPKYITNLEKITELSEKERSKLKEITENYVFRVNDYYLQLIDWNDLDDPIRKIVIPHENELNEYGSWDASDEESNYVVPGCQHKYTTTALLLVSEVCGSYCRYCFRKRLFRDDVTEAMSDVAPGLAYIRQTPEINNVLLTGGDPLILSTKKLRTIIEQLRKIDHVKIIRIGSKLPAFNPMRIYEDEDLLQLIREYSTPDKRIYIMAHITHPREITERTNKAFQALYDAGAIIVNQTPIIKGINDDPNVLAELLDKLSWAGVTPYYFFINRPVAGNGGFVLTLKEAYDIVEGAKAKTSGLGKRVRLVMSHVSGKIEILAIKNGKAYLKYHQAKNGEYGKFIVLDCPDHASWFDDLQ
- a CDS encoding solute symporter family protein; its protein translation is MNFTVIVLFLIIVASTLVITYFAAKRTQTASDFYTAGGGLTGWQNGLAISGDYLSAASFLGIAGAISLNGFDGFLFSIGYLVAYLVVLFIVAEPLRNLGKYTLADMINARFNAKKIRAAAALSTITIVIFYMIAQLVGAGALIQLLFGIDYWLAVLIVGVMMTIYVLFGGMTATSWVQIIKAVLLMIGTAVISFLVLAKFNFNILSMFDEMRTSTPLGEAYLNPGVKYTMPLDTISLMIALVFGTAGLPHILMRFFTVKDAKTARSSVMWATWIVGIFYLMTIFLGFGAAAFVGFETIKEANPAGNMAAPLLANVLGGDFLMSFVAAVAFATILAVVAGLVLSGASAFAHDIYGQIIKKGKITEKQQMLAARYASIGVSVFSILLALFAQKMNVAFLVSLAFCVAASANLPIIVFTIYWKRFNTTGAITGMMSGLLSSLILVSISPNVFALDGSALFIGEPLFPLTNPALISVPLGFIGSIVGTLLSSHSDAKKYAEVTVRANTGYRENI